The region catataatttattattattccgtatttttccaaatatttgttatattttgatatatgaaatataaatataaatactatatttgcaGTTTAGTTCATTTTGcatatagtttaatatattttttcagttttagttttagtcatttgagtTCTTCagcttaaacatattttattatagcagcatttcacaatttttcatcaaattatttatattttatttcagctttatttcaattgctGAAAACCAATAACAACACTGTTGAGAACCATCCATTAATAGAGAATGTAACTCATCATTCCCatttacattttcagtgtttGCGGTTCTGctttctattttgtttttaacCCTCTTGCTCATCTGATTGGTCTCTTTCTGTTTGCATATCCATAGTGGAGAAAGTGGCCAACGAGAGCCAGAAGACTCCACGTGATGTGGTGATGATGGAGAACTTCCACCATATCTTCTCAACACTCTCCAGCCTCAAGATCTCCTGTCTGGATGCAGAGAGAAAGGACGCCAAGCAGAAATACACAGAACACCTGCAGTCCTACGTCATCAACTCACTGGGCCAACCGCTAGAGAAACTTAATGTAAGCCAAATCTTCATGGAGACCAGGTTTGAACATccatgtaaaaaaactaaaatatgcttggactgtaaaatgtgaaatgtacTTTGATTCTTCAGCCTAAATGTGCATggaccatttttattttctttccaatTTGCAGCATTTCTTTGAGGGAGTGGAGGCGCGTGTAGCTCAGGGTGTCCGTGAAGAGGAAGTGAGCTACCAACTGGCCTTCAATAAACAGGAACTGCGTAAGGTTATTAAAGAATACCCTGGGAAGGAGGTGAAAAAGGGCCTGGACAACCTTTACAGGAAGGTGGATAAGCACCTGTGTGAAGAGGAGAGTCTGTTACAGGTGAGTAAAGCTAGAGGAAAATAACACTAATTGGCTAAATTAAATGGCATCTATAATGTTTTTGCGATTCTTGAGTGTGAATGTGAATCTTGATTTGTCCACTAGGTTGTGTGGCACTCCATGCAAGACGAGTTTATTCGGCAGTACAAGCACTTTGAGGGCCTGATAAACCGCTGCTACCGGGGTCAGGAATCACCATGGAGGTTTACCATTCAAGATATGTTGGAGTACTTCTCCAGTATCGCTCAGTCCCACTAAAACAGGAAATGTAACAGTTGTGAAATTGAATGAAAAGTGCTGTGTGTGAAAGGGAAAGAGAATGAATGCTTACATTGTTATCATACAGTGCAGCTGTGTCATAAACACTGGAACTCCTGTTTGTAACATGCAAATTGTGTTTCTGTTGTTACtcatttcattgtttattttttgaaaaccaaaattgCTTTATAACACATTAGTGTAGTGAATCGCATATAACTGAACTCTCTTATTACTTGTACAAAAcctaaaacactaaaaatatgtTTGCTGATTTTTCATGCACATGAATGCTGATGAGTATATCATACCATATCAACGCGTAAAAAAGGCCTGGAGTCATATGTAAGAAAATAAAGGATACTTTCATTTTAAGTTCATTTTGTTTTCTCTTGTTCTTGATTGTGATTTTTGATTATAAAACAGATTATCATTGTGGTGTGGAATTCCCCAGCCAGGCTACAGCTACGCAAACTACATATTCTTGACTGGATAATCAGTGTCTCACTAGTCAAGTTTTGATGGATGAAGACTGCAATCAAAGTTAAGACGAATGCAATGGTGAAccacttaaaaattattttactaaaaaaaacttctaatcttcatttttttttaaaaaaaacctgttttcTTTGCCTGGACGAAAGATTAGTTAAATTTTCGTTGTCTAATttcccaaataaataaaagtccaggGAAGGGGGATGTGGCGGGAGCGAACGAAGCAGGCAATGAGACAAAAGCCATGTACACTCCCTAAAGGAATTATTAGgaaggaacacctgttcaatttctcattaatgcaattatctaatcaaccaatcacatggcagttgcttcaatgcattaagtggtgtggtcctggtcaagacaatctcctgaattccaaactgaatgtcagaatgggaaagaaaggtgatttaagcaatttttgagcatggcatggttgttggtgccagaacGGGCCGGTCTGAATATTTCACAATCTATTCAGTTACAGGGAATTTCACGCACAATCATtcctagggtttacaaagaatggtgtgaaaagggaaaaacatctagtatgcggcagtcctgtgggcgaaaacaCTTGTTGTTGCTAGAGTTCAGAGGAGAATAGgcagactgattcaagctgatagaagagcaactttgactgaaataaccactcgttataaccgaggtatgcagcaaagcatttgtgaagccacaacacgcacaaccttggaggcggatgggctacaataGCAGAAGATCCCactgggtaccactcatctccactacaaataggaaaaagaggctacagtttgcacaagctcaccaaaattggacggTTGAAGACTGGaaaggaaaaatgttgcctggtctgatgagtctcgatttctgttgagacattcagattgtagagtcagaatttggcggtaaacagaatgagaacatggatccatcatgccttgttaccactgtgcaggctggtggtggtggtgtaatggtgtgggggatgttttcttggcacactttaggccccttagtgccaattgggcatcgtttaaatgccacggcctacctgagcattgtttctgaccatgtccatctctttatgaccaccatgtacccatctctgattgctacttccagcaggataatgcaccatgtcacaaagcttgaatcatttgcATTGCATTACTCAACCACTAGCTAGTGATTCCAGCTACTTTTCTGGTTCACAAAACAGTTCACAACTAGTTCCAGTATTCTAGAATTTGTGTAATTTTAAAACGACTTGACTAGTGTCCCGCATCTCTCCATCAATCACGAACAGCTAAGACTTACAAGACCCCCCGAAATCTCTCTCTCCCCACCCCCATTACTCAATACTACATTTCCCAACATGCTCTCTTGAAAAGTTTTTTTCCTCCCTTCTTTTCACAGAAAGCACTGAAATCAGATGTTGGTAAGCTGATTCACTGAAGCGATGGATGTGTGTTGATCTGTCGGTATTTTGAGTCACTGAGCCTCATTAACCGGACGGACTCTTTTACGCATGTGATTCACTATGCCGCCTCGCAAGAAGGAGCACGGGATTAAACGAGCGAGCGGATCCCTGGTCCACTTCAGACCGTCCGTGAGCGCGTCCACCGTTCGCCGACACTCCGCCGTCGTTCCTTCGGTGCTGACGTTCGCCGTGATCGTGGCATCCGGAGGCCTGTTGCTCATGATAGAGAAGGGAATGCTGAACAGCGTGCAGACTCCGCCGCCACGCGCCAGCGGGAAGAAAGTGGAATACCGAGCGAGGAATAGCGACGCAGCGGTGGACGTGGAGTCTCAGGTAAGATAGACGAACAGAGGCACAAATTCGCTAGATTGTGAATAAACAGTGGCGTATTTTTGTGAAATTcctaaatatttttatgtgtttgcAAGTAGTCCTCAGACTTTCTCGAGTTTTCGCGAGTCAGTGCTGCAGTGAATTTTCACGATAACTCGGGCTGCGTTTCAAAACATTGTGAGCTTTCTACCTAGTCAACAATTCAGTCCAATACAGTGCCCCCTATTATTACGTGGACAATTTAGCCACacgtaaaatgttttaaaagtatcTTGGGTTGAATATGTAACGATAGATGCGCTTTAAAATCAAAGCAATGGGTCACAAAAATGATCAGAAAACTGAAGTTCTCTGATGTTCATTTAAAACTCTAAAAGTGTCTCCGGTGTTCGTCCTTTGCCCAGCTAGTGCACTACTCTGAGTACAtggacagaaaaagagagacagTTTATGAGGAATAGAAACATTTAAGGCACTCCATACTATACTAATCAGTATAGTCCTTTAATGCCATTTGGTTTTCCCAAACTTCTCAATATCTTTTCCTCATTACTGCAGTTTCTTTCTGTACTGTACTTTTGGACACTagtgtaaaaagtaattttaaggTTTAAATCCGATTATGCCTATTTATATCTGATTAATCCAATTATACTGTCCTATTACTACTCCACTGGAGGATCTATGGGTTTAGTTAAATTTGGTATGTGGAAAGCATCTTTGATGGAACACAGGAGCTCCATATTTCATTCcagaaaatattaaacagcttCTTCCTTCAAGCCAAGATATGAAATCTGAAACTTGGGGCCAACTCTTTCAAGGTAAGAACCCTGCTGTGCTCTTGACCGAAGAGTACAATCACATGACAGTTCAGCTACCTTCTCTGATCTGTCTCAACCACTGATAGGAAATCTAGACGTTTTGATTGCGGAATTGCCTAAAGTAACCAGGCATTATTGTAAAGTTTTTACATGTATTAAAtaatcagtttaatgtgtttttttttttttttttttgcagtttcaaCTGAATGTATGAAGTGAGCACTCATGTTATTGAGAACTCTCCATCgtatgtttttgtatattttgcaacattttaatgttttcttcTTGTGTATGTAATCCTGAAAATTGATGAGTTAGTTTTAAGTGCAGTTCGCTTGATGCTTGGTCTTCCAGAGGAATGTCcagagtaaatgttttttttctctctctctgtttagtaACACCTTTTCATGTTTCATCTGCTTTTGGCTTGATGGAGagatgtttttttctatttaatatataacatatattttagTTAGCTAtttttaagtgtacatttttattgGCGGTGTACATTAGgagaaaattatatttagatCAGACCCAGTGAGTTGAGACCTTTTGAGTAAAGTCATTTTGTTCATGAATCATTTGGTACACAATTTCACAAAATAGTTATTAAGTAATTAGATGGCACATctcattttatttccattttacatGGTTCTCTGAAATAATTGATTCTAATTGGTAAGTTGTGCCCATTCATGGGTCAAATATGCAATACGTTTTCCCCTAACCATTTCGTCCAAAGCAATTTTCTAATTTAACTTTAAGCATTATATACCTTGAACAAAATCAACTACAGGGTGAATCACAACATTTCaaactttaaagttaaaaaaaaaaggatttgaaagtttgacagaaaaataaagaaaaaggtaTAAAACTTTGTACTTAACTGCATTAATAAGTGAAAACTAAAATCCCATGAAGTAAATTTGAATAAGTTAAAACGATGCGCACTAAAACATTTGGGCAGTTTTTTTattggtgtattttttttttcccccacctgGAATTCTAATGTTGAaccgttatttaaaaaaaataagttggaATAATGTAGACTGATGTCTTCGGCAAAAGACTTGGACAGccatccagtgcattgtgattggccgaatacctcaagcgtgtgatagaaatgttatgccccttactaTACTGTGATGCGTGTCCCGGTTTGAACACTGgcacgacaagacaaaaacaataaaacccatacaataaaacgagccatttgttgcatccaaatCTTCCCACATGCAGACGTAGACACgggggtgtgttagaatgagccgtatTTAGtggggtgtggacgagtcttaaatttaataaagaatatctctttgggtttgggactttagtcttttcaactttagggatcttatctatttaaaaacagcttgtaacactccaaagaggaaggaaaacttgaaatcgcatcatatgacccctttaacaactTTGCAGCTCACAGTAGGTCTACAAAACTTGAAACTAAATGTATGCTcaagtttttctctttttatattgTTCTAAAGTTTTATATGCCCCTTTCCCCCCAGATTGTACAAGAGATTCGCAATCGCACCATAAGATCGATGTGTGGTCAGAAGAACATGCCTCACAGTGTGTGGTCTCTCAGTCCCCTGCAGAGGAAGACTCTCCTCCAGCACATACTTGTAAACGACAAGCATCGCTTCCTGTACTGCTACATCCCCAAAGTGGCCTGTTCCAACTGGAAGCGAGTGATGAAGGTACTGAGTGGGGCTCTGGCCAATGTAGACGTCAAAGTGAAGATGGACCATCGTGCTGATTTAGTCTTTCTTTCTGACTTTCCGCCCGAAGAGATTCGTCATCGACTAcgacattattttaaattcatgttCGTGCGAGAGCCGATGGCACGCTTGCTTTCAGCCTATCGCAACAAGTTTGGTGAAATTGAGGCTTATCAGCGGAAATACGGTGCAGAGATCATACGTCGCTATAGAAAAGGCTACGCAAAGGATAAAAAATAGCAGGAAATGACGTGACCTTCACAGAGTTTGTGCGTTATTTGCTCGATGAAGACCCGGAGCGGATGAACGAACACTGGATGCCCATTTACAACCTGTGCCAACCCTGCGCCGTAGAATATGACTTCATTGGCTCGTACGAAAGGCTGGAAAGTGACGCCACTTACATTTTGGAACGTGTCGGAGCGCCGCAACATGTGCGTTTCCCTGAACGCCAGACGTGGTACAAACCCGTCACCAAAGAAACGCTGCATTATTACCTATGCACTGTGCCACAGAAGTTTCTCAAAGAGCTCCTGCCCAAGTATATTTTGGACTTCTCTCTGTTCGGCTATCCTTTACCCAACACAACCACTGAATACTGTAGACATTAACAAAGGAATCGGGTTTATACCAGCTATGTGAGAATGTCTATAATCTttgaatatgttaatattttaatacatatattttaacctGTAcagtattgaaaatatatttgaatataagcCTCAGTACAGTGTATTTGAGAGCTATTTAAGTTCAGACCACTATTTAAAACTGGAAATATTCAATCAGCTATTTTTTATTCATGAGATGCAGTAGGATGTCCATATTAGTGGGGATAAAATGAAGAACATTGTGCTGTGCACAAGACTATCATGACAGTTTTATATTAGTAAGCACAAGCTTTCACCATTTTCATGTCTTCGTAATGTTAAAGTTACGAATGTTCTTTTTTGGTTATTTAGATAATCATTACCTCTGCTGTCCTTTATGATTTTGCTCATTAATCCTTTTGTAAATAGAAACATGAAGCTCAAATAGCAAGAAAATTAGTCTTCAACTAGCTTTTGAAGTCGTGCCTATCTGTATCTAATGAATTGTGTTGAGTGTGTTGTTTCATATGACAAAAACAAATATCTCTGACCACAAACTAGAACCCTTTCCATCTGCCACTTCCTCTGAAAAGATGAGACCCTGAGTTGAATCTCTTAAGAGATAATGAGGAATGCAGTTTCACATCCAAAAGCAGAAGTACTgtacaatgagaaaaaaaaaaaaattgatacttGCAAACTGGATTTCATCGGGTAATGTTGGGTAATATTGGTCTgagaataatattaatattaaataactaaaCTGTAACAAGCTAATGGTGATTTAAATCATACCGCAAAACAGGGATGTAAAAGCTCAGCTTTCTCCCAAAAGATCAGTCTGGATAACACACAGGGATAACAGGAATTACATTTAAAGGCTGTCTGCACCAAGAACTACAACAATAACTATAGCCTTAATCAAAATTATAAGAATAGCAAAGGAGATCAACAGTATTGTTTGAATAACTTTCAAAGTGTTGTTCAAAGGTGCTTGTCTGTGCAAATGCGATCATGATGCTGGGATGTTATGAGTGATTCTCAGCCCAAAAGTTTTTGGCTTTCACAAGGTTCTgggaatgttcatttttgttacaaaaata is a window of Carassius auratus strain Wakin chromosome 45, ASM336829v1, whole genome shotgun sequence DNA encoding:
- the LOC113063186 gene encoding LOW QUALITY PROTEIN: carbohydrate sulfotransferase 14-like (The sequence of the model RefSeq protein was modified relative to this genomic sequence to represent the inferred CDS: inserted 1 base in 1 codon), whose protein sequence is MPPRKKEHGIKRASGSLVHFRPSVSASTVRRHSAVVPSVLTFAVIVASGGLLLMIEKGMLNSVQTPPPRASGKKVEYRARNSDAAVDVESQIVQEIRNRTIRSMCGQKNMPHSVWSLSPLQRKTLLQHILVNDKHRFLYCYIPKVACSNWKRVMKVLSGALANVDVKVKMDHRADLVFLSDFPPEEIRHRLRHYFKFMFVREPMARLLSAYRNKFGEIEAYQRKYGAEIIRRYRKGYAKDKKXAGNDVTFTEFVRYLLDEDPERMNEHWMPIYNLCQPCAVEYDFIGSYERLESDATYILERVGAPQHVRFPERQTWYKPVTKETLHYYLCTVPQKFLKELLPKYILDFSLFGYPLPNTTTEYCRH